atccgaaccggattccgagtggaatttgAGCCGCATCCCAAATggaatccaaaccggattccttgtggaattcgaaccggattccaagtggaattcgaactagattccgagtgaaatccgaacatgattccgagtggaatccgaactggattccaaGTGGAACCTGATCcggatttcgagtggaatccgaacaggattccgagtggaatctgaacaggattccgagtgaaatccGAACTGGATTTCGATTGGGATCCGAAATGGatcccgagtggaatccgtaccgcattccgagtggaatccgaaccggattccaaGTGGAATTCGAACCGGAGTGAAATCTGAACCGGATCCCAAATGGAATCCAAAGCGATTCTGAGTGGAATCCGAACatgattccgagtggaatccggacacgattccaagtggaatccgaaccggattccgagtggaatccgaaccggattccgagtggaatccgaaccggattccgagtggaatccgaaccggattccgagtggaatccgaaccggattccgagtggaatccgaaccggattccgagtggaatccgaaccggatttcgagtgaaatccgaaccggattccaagtggaatccgaaccggatcccaaatggaatccaaaggggattccgagtggaatccgaagcggattccgaggggaatccgaaccggattccgagtggaatcctgaccggattccgagtggaatcctgaccggattccgagtggaatcctgaccggattccgagtggaatcctaacCGAATTCCGAGTGAAATCCAAATAggattccgattggaatccAAATAggattccgattggaatccTGACTAGGTTGcgagtggaatcctgactggattgcgagtgaaatcctgaccggattccgggtggaatcctaatcggattccgaatggaatcctaaccggactccaagtggaatccgaaccggactccgagtggaatcctaaccggattccgagtggaatcctaaccggattccgagttgaattctaaccggattccgagtggaatgctaaccggattccgagtggaatcctaaccggattcccagcggaattcGAACCGCATTCCTAATCGAATAcgatcgggattccgagtggaatctgaACCGggttccgagtggaatcctaaccggattccgagtggaatcctcaccggattccgagtggaatcctgaccggattccgagaggaatcctaatcggattccaagtggaatcctaatcggattccgagtggaattctaaccggattcccagcggaattcGAACCGCATTCCTAATCGAATCCgatccggattccgagtggaatatgaaccggattccgagtggaatccgaaccagattccgagtgaaatctgaaccagattccgagtgaaattcgaaccggattccgagtgaaattcgaaccggattccgagtggaatccgaaccggattccgagtggaatccgaaccggattccgagtggaatccgaaccggattccgagtggaatccgaaacggattccgagtggaatccgaaccggattccgagtggaatccgaaccggattccgagtggaatccgaaccggattccgagtggaatccgaaccggattccgagtggaatccgaaccggattccgagtggaatccgaaccggattccgagtggaatccgaaccggattccgagtggaatccgaaccggattccaagtggaatccgaaccggattccgagtggaatccgaaccggattccgagtggaatccgaaccggattccgagtggaatccgaaccggattccgagtggaatccgaaccggattccgagtggaatccaaaccggattccgagtggaatccgaaccggattccgagtggaatccgaaccggattccgaatggaatcggaaccgaattccgagaggaatccgaaccggattccgagtggaattcaaaccggattccgagtggaatcctgaccggattccgagtggaatcctgaccggattccgagtggaatcctaaccggattccgagtggaatcctaaccggattccgagtggaatcctaaccggattccgagtggaatccgaaccggattccgagtggaatccgaataggattccgagtggaatccgaaccagattccgaatggaatccgaataGGATTCCGAATGAAGTCCGAATAGGATTCCAAGTGAAATCCGAACGGactccgagtggaatccgaaccggattccgagtggaatccgaaccggattccgagtggaatccgaaccggattccgagtggaatccgaaccggattccgagtggaatccgaaccggattccgagtggaatccgaaccggattccgagtggaatccgaaccggattccgagtggaatccgaaccggattccgagtggaatccgaaccggattccgagtggaatccgaaccggattccgagtggaatccgaaccggattccgagtggaatccgaaccggattccgagtggaatccgaaccggattccgagtggaatccgaaccggatacagggtggaatccgaaccggattcagggtgaaatccgaaccggatgcagggtggaatccgaaccggattccgagtggaatccgaaccggattccgagtggaatccgaaccggatgcagggtggaatccgaaccggattccgagtggaatccgaaccggattccgagtggaatccgaaccggattccgagtggaatccgaaccggattccaagtggaatctgatccggattccgaatggaatccaatccagattccgagtggaatccgaaccggattccgaactggaatccgaaccggattccgaactggaatccgaaccggattccgaactggaatccgaaccggattccgaactggaatccgaaccggattccgaactggaatccgaaccggattccgaactggaatccgaaccggattccgagctggaatccgaaccggattccgagctggaatccgaaccggattccgagtgcaatccaaaccggattccgagtggaatccaaaccggattccgagtggaatccgaaccgcattccgagtggaatcggaaccgaattccgagaggaatccgaaccggattctgagtggaatccgaaccggattccggatgaaatcctgaccggattccagatggaatcctgaccggattccgagtggttgcctgaccggattccgagttgaatcctgaccggattccgagtggaatcctgaccggattccgagtggaattctAACCGGACTCCGAGTGGTATTTccaccggattccgagtggaatcgtgaccggattccgattggaattttgatcggattccgagtggaatgctaaccggattccgagtggaatcctaaccggattcccagcggaattcGAACCGCATTCCTAACCGAATATgatcaggattccgagtggaatctgaACCGGGTTCCGAGTCGATTCTGAACCGGATTCCGAGTAGAATTCGAACCAGATTTCGAgtgaaatccgaaccggattccgagtggaatccgaaccggattccgagtggaatccgaaccggattccgagtggaatccggacacgattccaagtggaatccgaaccggattccgaggggaatccgaaccggattccgaggggaatccgaaccggattccgaggggaatccgaaccggattccgaggggaatccgaaccggattccgaggggaatccgaaccggattttgagtggaatccgaaccggattttgAGTGGAacccgaaccggattccgagtggaatccgaaccggattccgagtggaatccgaacggactccgagtggaatccgaaccgcattccaagtggaatccgaaccggattttgAGTGGAGTCCTGAccagattccgagtggaattctaaccggattccaagtggaatcctaaccggattccaagtggaatcctaccggattccaagtggaatcctaaccggattccaagtggaatccaAACCGGATTTAGAGTGGAATCCTAACGGGATACCGAGTGGAATTCCTACCGGATTCCGAGtagaatcctaaccggattcccatTAGAATCCgcaccggattccgagtggaatcctaacCGGTTTCCTAGTGAAATCCCAACCGGGTTTCGGGTGGAATCTTAACCGGATTCCTAGTGGAATCCTAACCAgcttccgagtggaatcctaacCGTTTTCCGAGTGGAAACCTGAccgaattccgagtggaatcttgATATGATTCCTATTGGAATCCTAACCGCATATCGAttgccggattccgaatggaatcctaaccggattccgaatggaatcctaaccggattccgaatggaatcctaaccggattccgagtggaatcctaatcggattccgtgtggaatcctaatcggattccgtgtggaatcctAATCGGATTCCGAGTTTAATCCTAATCGGATGCCGAGTGGAATCCTaatcggattccgagtggaatcctaatcggattccgagtggaatcctaatcggattccgtgtggaatcctaatcggattccgtgtggaatcctaatcggattccgtgtggaatcctaatcggattccgtgtggaatcctaatcggattccgtgtggaatcctaaccggattccgaatggaatcctaaccggattccgcgtggaatcctaaccggattccgagtggaatcctaaccggattccgagtggaatcctaaccggattccgagtggaatcctaaccggattccgagtggaatcctaaccggattccgagtggaatcctaaccggattccgagtggaatcctaaccggattccgagtggaatcctaaTCGGATTCCGAGTTTAATCCTAGTGGAATCCTaatcggattccgagtggaatcctaaTCGGATTGCGAGTGGAATCCTAATCGGATTCCGAGTTGAATCCTAATCTGATTCCGAGTGGAGTCAaaaccggattccgagtggaatccgaaccggattctgagtggaatccgaaccggattccgattggaatttgaaccggattctgagtggaatccgaaccggattccgagtggaatctgaACTCtattccgagtggaattcgAACCGCATTCCGCGGGGAATTCGAACCGCATTCCGAAtcgaatccgaaccggatttcgaGTAAAATCTGAACctgattccgagtggaatctgaATCGGATCCCAAATggaatccaaaccggattccgagtggaatccgaaccagattccgagtggaattccgaaccggattccgagtggaatccgaaccggattccgggtggaatccgaaccggattccgggtggaatccgaaccggattccgggtgGAATCCGAACACGATTCCGAGTTGAATtcgaaccggattccgagtggaatcagATCCGGatttcggattccgagtggaagcCGACCCGGATTCTGAGTGGCTTCTGAtccggattccgagtgaaatccgatccggattccgagtggaatccgatccggattccaagtggaatccgATCCAGATTCCGAGTAGAATCCaatccggattccgaggggaatccgatCCGGATAACGAGTGGAATCCGAtccggattccgagtgaaatccGATCCttattccgagtggaatccaatCCGTATTACGAGTGGAATCCAATCcgtattccaactggaatccgatccggattccgattggaatccGATTTGGATTCCGACTGGTATCCGATCCGTATTCCAACTGGTATCCGatccggattccgactggaatacAATCCGGAATTCGACTGGAATACAAtctggattccgactggaagtgaaatcctttccggattcctagTGAATTCCGATCTGGATTCCCAGTGGATTCCgatcaggattccgagtggaatccgatcaggattccgagtggaatccgatctggattccgagtggaatccgatcaggattccgagtggaatccgatcaagattccgagtggaatccgatcaggattccgaggggaattcgATCAGGATTTCGAGGGTTTGCGAAGAgaatccaaaccggattccGAGGAGAATTCAAACCGGATTCCGAGGGTAATCCAAACAGGATTCCGAATCTTATCCGATTCAGATTCCGATTGGAATCCGATCCAGATTCCAAGTGAAAttcgattccgagtggaatccggtcgggattccgagtacaatccgattgggattccgatccggattccgagtggaatccgatcaagattccgaggggaatctgattcggattccgaggggaatcatGATTgatatgattgatataagagataaaagaataGAGAACAATTTTAATATGTTGTACTGAACCATCGTGAGGAGATCAAATTATGCAATTAATGACGAATATCACGaactattagtttgttcttattttTGCGTATTCTTTGCGTATTTTAcctttgtatttgtattgtgtTTAAATATTCAGGTCTATGATTCTCATTATCCATCAAAGAACTGATTTACGAGCAATCTTGTTGGTAATTTGATATTGAAATGATTCATACCCAAGATGGGCTCCAGTATGACTTCTCCGCAGGTGTCGCTACGATTCGCTTGAGTCAAGGTTCAGTGAGAcataagagaaaaaaaatctgaaatgaCGCCTTCGATGAGTTTATTAACGGTGTGAATCCGATCCATTTCAGCACTTATTCCATTTCCAAACACTTCAAACTTCTCCATTTTGGCCAACAATTGTCAACATCCAAAACAAACCAACCTTCACACAGCTTCGCATTTACCAGTCGTAATCTCAGCGATCCTGGACCTATTCGCCAGTGCCGTACACTCCATCAGCCAGCGATTGGCGTAGGTCTGTCCGTCGCTGCCGCAAACCGGTTCCCGCTCGATGGGAACGATGCAAACCGTTCGCCTGATGTCCGGCTGCGTGTGGTGACTCAACTTGCTCAGCGTCACGTACATGCGGTTCAGTTCGTCTTGCAGAGTTAGCGGTCGGTGGGTAGGCTGGTAGTTGCTGATCTCCGCTGTATCCACGCTACCGCTCATCGTCATCAACGgggttgtcgtcgtcgtcgtcgtcgttgtcgttgcCGTCGTCGTCACCGTTACTAGGATCAGCAGCGAGAGCGGGATTGAACCCATTTTCGAGTTTTGCTTGGTCGTGAATCCGCTGTTTTAGTCAGCTGGTTCGGTGAAACACTGGAAGCGGAGCAGATTTTGCGCGAGTCGGGAAAGTGGGGCTTTTATGGGTTTTGAAAACTAATTACCGTCCCGTTGGACATGGTCGACAATTGGAACGGGGAGTAATTGGAAGCTTATCGATATGCCACTCTAAAGTCTAGAAGCGAAAAATACTCGCTACCGTGAACTGCACCAAGATGAATGAGTAAATGCTCAGctagttaaaaaaattatgtttccaattttaaaaaatatgtcaCAATTTGAATTAATCATTTTAGTCGTTCACAGACTTCAAAAAGCATTTAAGCTTTAAATTCTCTCAAAGCTTCTGGTTCAATCTTGTCACACATTCTCGCTCCACTCGTTAAACTGCGAGGTTCGGTAAAGTTCCCTCCGAAAGCGACAAACGACCAGGGTACCAGTTCTTCGAGAAGCATTCAAACCTCTACCAGATCTGCAGCTTTAGCCCTCCCCCATCCCAGCCGCCATTCAAGACGCTTATTCTCATTTACGTTACCCAATCAACCCACCGAAAGCACCATCATGACAAAAGCAACGACACACGTCACATGATTAGTAGTGCTTTCCAAAGTATTCGCTTGGAAGAAAAAAGCGCGTTCAATTCGGCCAAGTGGGAGGAGGGTACCGGAAGGTAGAAAGCTTGTTACCCTCTGCACTACAAAAAGCCAGCCACAGGAACTTTCCCGGTTGCGAGTCTGAATAGCATCAGCGCAGGGCAACAAAGCTGCTGCTCAAAGCTGGTGGATGGTTGGTTCTTCGAAGCACGAAAAAGCCATATCTGACCCTGGCCAAAAGCGAGTGCTGCGCTAGAAGAAGAAGCTTTGGAATTTGGTTTCAGCTACACGTTGATGCTTTATCTAGCGCCGCGGCTTCAATGCGAATATGAAACCCTGTTGTTGTTTGGGGGACTGGTTTGTATGTAGATAGTGAATGAGCTTCGTTGAAATGAGTTGTGCGTTAACACATTGTGAGTTTGGTATAGTTACTAGCAACCGAAATCGTATGTTTGGAACAAGTATTCCATGCTAGATCATTCGGAACCGTGGATTTATATGACTTTCAAATTAAGTGAAGTGTTTGGatattaatttcacatttaaatCAAGTGTCTTACTTAATTAAATCGAACCGTCTAACCCTAactaaattagattttttttttctccttttcaCAACCCACAAATGAACAATCGACGGTCGATTTTTATGTCCGAATCCTTTGGTATACTGATGAGGGATACAAATGTTCCTAAGTTTAAAGACTTTTATCAAAAAATCTCTTTCAGAAGTTGGTGGGATAGAGGCAATGTCACACCAATACCAAAACAAACACTTGTTTTTGCtgtgaaaataatttaaacataaaataagaataaaataaaaataaggtaAATTCTGCAAGGTCCCTGAACTACGCTGCCTGTaaccgcatatttgtcccatatttgctgggtttcctattcatatggcaCAGTTATGTTATGacagatgttccgggttttccgagagtatgttgaaaatgcattttttttttcttctgcttgtcattttatgtgacgtttactttcatcatgttttatgctttccccagaaactaaaACTAATAAGCCGACTATTGTCTCCAGTTAGCCTAGTGGTCAAAGGCGTAGGActgccaatccgaagatggcgagtGTCGTATTCtagccgaaaacggctgaatggaatccgccgttgaagagcggtgcgactgttcgttttaaaattcgacaacaaactcacggtgcaatcttcgtcgttgctacttaacccgatggcgctaccaacaccatctcacactgcACAATCATGCACTCAATCATACACAGATTCTTTCTCTATCGTGACTagtgcatatgcaaaattgagagttcgaatcaagtctaatgtaaaacttgtaacattgtacggtaaattggggcacgcgGAAAAatgtgatttcacgattggtatatttgattgcttatgtttaatgtactattcgcaatagcagaatcaattcatagtctagaatcacttatacaaactaaaatcattagccgcttactctgaatactacagCGAGTTCCATtctcggtccagtctaggaAGTTTTCGAgtaggaaacattctcgataCCCTGGgcgggcatagtgtatccattgtacttgccacacaagatacatatatACTCATGCAGTTGCGGACATAGAGCTTTCAATTAACCTTCCTAAAGCATTAGATAAAAGTTACAcatagtgcattggggtccatttggacccaacatttcatcacgatcacaaaaactcaaatttcaaccgattttcgatctttaggcaccaaacgaaagctgtaggttccagTAACAAGTCCATggggtgattcatccaaattgaccactctagtccccggggaacctgtactaaAGATGTACTGTTTTAGCTTCTCAATTTGGAATTaaattttcgagtttcgtgttatgaaacataaaaatgcttgcaaatatgtgctctgatgatcccaactgtatttgctatcttgtatatgccatttctgggcaaatttatccctcgagcggtcatcggaaagccctctggaagatccggaacatccgtaaaagtggccaattccaaaagttcatcttagagattcgcgattttttggtaaccattcattctggcaaattgtgggcacactcaatagttaaagccatatgtgacctacaaatgtccaagaaacggtcctccggaagatttggaacatccgtaaaatggccaattctaaaacttcatcccagagctttgcGGTGGACCCCAAtacacaatgtgtcactttttttgtggcGCCTTTACTAGATGTCGCTGGAATCTAATTTTCTCAGGGAATCTTAgtttccaaaagttaggaaagtctgaatttttcagatttttatctcgttgcgttacaaagttacagcatTGTTTTGGGTGTACATTGttcgaaatggaccccaatgcactaggaaggctAAAAATTGAGGAAATGATAAtaacaggccaagttccagttggaatgtagatccATTGAAGAACAATgcgaataagaagaagaagctgacTATTGCTTgttgtagatcgagaatccataaaaaaatatgcgGAGAGATGGTCAAGTGTTTAGCCAGAATTACAAGCAGGGGGAGGGGCAACTATAATTAAAGGAGGGGGAGGAGgcagaagaaataaaaattgcattttcAACATGCCCTCGGAACACCCGAAATATCTCCAGTGGCCAAGAGCAAATCTTGGATTTGGATGGTTTTGGATGAGGATAGAAttctagaagagtgtccgcgtCCGATTGtcccaattttatcaaaattggattattctacgcaaagATATGACTTTCCACAAAATTTTTCCCATCTCAACCTTTTGGTATAACCCCTGTATTTGCTTCGTTTCGTTATTACAGGCAGCTACTCCTTTATTAAACTTTTCCAGAATTATACAACGTTATATTGTGCCATTTAGTTGGAGAATgggtagggtaaaacgtcctatcgttgtggtatgtcctaatgttgcggtagtgtataAATAGTCCATGCTGAATAAAAGAGTATCCGAAACAGGATACctaaaactcttcgaatcaACCAATAGAAcaccttttgtttgacaaaatttctttcaaaatgatgaaaaatcaacatttttccttaaaaaattgcttcctttgagcctattattgcggtagtgctaaggtcctattgttgtggtatcgctctccataagaaatacaagcaataccgcaacaataggactgaccttcaaaaaatatcgcaacgataggcaactgcgtcctattattgcggaaGTTTGTTTTCATTGTGATAAAAACTAAACAACATAAGTTTAGATCATACTATTCAACTACATACTGCAATGTGAAAAAAGATGAACAgttcatttttaaagaattctcgaaatcaGTTTTATTTTGACGCGGTGCTTACCctctccataataggtcgttttatcCTACGTAGCTTAGCATGTTCTGCTATGACAGCTGGATGAATTTTGTTGCCCATTGAACTTATGAGCGTAGCCCTTTCGCAAGTAATCGGCAATCAGCTCCTGaacactaagggtatgcgataacacactttttcctaacgaaacgaaacgaaacgaaatttaaaatgtctatgttgattcggatcgaaacgaaacgaaattttgattttttttttccgcggaatttttattaaattgtgcacgcaattctgatttcactttttcgaagtcgattaactgttttgcgaccagaCGAGTTACAATAACTGaaaggcaatctgtgataaatcccCATATTctcgcatataccattggcgatgaGACAATACCCCAgtatttgtgccgctttcaaagaaattcatcgtggagcgtgtgctccctgaatctgatcaattttatatcagttatatatcagtaagtatataaaaataaagaaattgtgggatttttcatatacctacggattcaaattttaaaaccttagttcacttaagaattatgtaattatgctaaagcatacttcatattgtcttgtcagcgtggactAGGtactgacttagtcaaaattagaaaatgaatgcttagattttttttttattcagtgggatactcaattacgTTTCCATATCTACCAGGTGTACACGcagataaaaccaaaatgtattccttcttattcttcgt
The nucleotide sequence above comes from Armigeres subalbatus isolate Guangzhou_Male chromosome 3, GZ_Asu_2, whole genome shotgun sequence. Encoded proteins:
- the LOC134223705 gene encoding uncharacterized protein LOC134223705, coding for MGSIPLSLLILVTVTTTATTTTTTTTTTPLMTMSGSVDTAEISNYQPTHRPLTLQDELNRMYVTLSKLSHHTQPDIRRTVCIVPIEREPVCGSDGQTYANRWLMECTALANRSRIAEITTGKCEAV